Proteins from a single region of Deltaproteobacteria bacterium HGW-Deltaproteobacteria-4:
- a CDS encoding thioredoxin, with product MAVSGTGCAHSKSLHENTRKTAAGRRIFLAAALLTLTTVTAHADLPSATAAAVNQALSSGKPTIIDLGSRTCAPCKQMAPILESLAKEYRSQANVLFIDIDESETAAQKFRVQGIPTQVLFDTQGKEIDRHMGFLDKADLIEGLKRAGLK from the coding sequence ATGGCAGTATCAGGAACAGGTTGTGCCCACAGTAAATCCTTGCATGAGAACACCAGAAAAACTGCTGCTGGCAGGAGGATATTTCTTGCCGCCGCCCTGCTGACGCTAACGACCGTTACCGCCCACGCCGACCTCCCTTCGGCCACTGCGGCAGCAGTCAATCAGGCACTCTCTTCGGGAAAACCGACAATCATCGATCTCGGGTCACGCACCTGTGCTCCCTGCAAACAGATGGCCCCGATCCTTGAGTCACTGGCAAAAGAGTACCGCAGTCAAGCAAACGTCCTCTTCATTGATATCGATGAAAGCGAAACCGCCGCACAAAAATTCCGCGTTCAGGGGATCCCGACGCAGGTATTGTTCGATACTCAGGGGAAAGAGATCGACCGGCATATGGGATTTTTGGACAAGGCGGATCTTATCGAAGGACTGAAGCGAGCCGGACTTAAGTGA